The Nitrospirota bacterium DNA segment CCATCGCGAAAGCCTCCGGTAGAGTCCGGCCGATCTCCGCCGGAAACGACCGAATCGTTCCTGTCCAAAGCTCGCACTTTTTTATGGAACTGTTCGATCAGCGGTTCTTAGCCTCGCTTCTCCGAGAACTCCGCGAGACCATGCGGAATCTTCTAGCCGATCTGTGCGACGACCTGGAAAAGAATTATCCCCGGGCGACGGCCTCGCTGGACCTGCCGGTCGGCTACTTCAGGCTGGTCGGCGCCTCGCTGGCGCAGGAAGCTTTTTCCGGGTGGAAGGTCGCGGGCTGGATCGAAGAACTGAACGACTTGGTCTATTTCATCGACCTTCAGGAGCAGCTCGGACGCGAACGGGACCCTCACGGGTTCGCCGAGGCCTTTTTCGCGGAGTGTGAAGAGCAGTTCTACGAGCACAGCTACAAAGATGACCTGTTCCCGACCGGTCTTCCGCAAACCAGGGGCCTATCGAAACGACTCTCCGCTCTCTGCACAAGGCTGGCGCAGCGGGTGACCCAGGAATCCCTCTTCCTGGTGCCGGGCTTGCCCTGTTCCTGGCTAGGGCGCATAGGGCGACTGGAGTGGCGGGTACCCTGCGACCTGAGTCCTGACTTTGAGCAGGGCGTGAGGGGTGGATGTCTGTCGATGGGTGTCGATGGGGGCTTCTGCCGGCCTCCGGCAGCACCGGAACGAACGCTCTCGGGTCCTCGGCGCAAGGCCACGTGGCGGATCAGGCCGTCCGGGATCCGGCTGCAGGTCGGCCGCGCCCTGTTTCCTGTTCTTGACTATGGATCACCCTTCCGTTGGAGATGGACGTACAATCCTCCTCGGTCCGTTTCCAGCACTCGAACCGGCGAGCTCACCATCGGGCCGGCGCTGATCTACGGCAAAGACAAGACCCCGGTTCGGATCGGTGCCACGCCGGCCGATTTCCCTGGTCGCGTCGAGCGGGCGCTCGCTGTTCTGGAACAAGCATGGCCCGAGGGAGCCGGACTTTTTGCGTCGCTGACCTCCCGTCTCATACCCCTTCGCGCGCGCGGGGTCGTCAGCTTCAGCTATCGCCATCGGCCTGGGCTGTCCTTTCTCAACTGTTTCGACCGCGACGATCTCGACCTGATCGACGACCTGATCCACGAGAACAGCCACCATCATCTCAACCTGTTGCTGCGGAAGTACGTCCTCTACCGCGGCGACCGCAATCAAGAAATTTTTTACTCCCCGTGGCGCAGGAGTCTTCGGCCGATCCGAGGCATCCTGCATGCCGCCTTTACGTTCACGATGGGAGCAATCCTGTTCGAACGACTCTCGTCATGGGGGGCGACAGGCGAGGGGCAAGGGGCGAGAGGCAGAAGCCGGTCAGCGCAGAGAAGTGGAACGGCGCGGCTCACCAACGCGCAGGTGCTGCGGGCGCGATTCCGGTGTCTGGAAGAAATCGAATCGGTCCGGTATTCGATTCAGGACCTGGGATATGCCGCCCGCCGCCTGGGTTGGCTCACCGGCTCCGGCAAGCGACTGGTCGGGATGCTGGCGGCGGAAATCGGTAAGGTCGAGCGGAAGATGACGCCTTACAAGGAGGACGTGCTCCACTCGAAGTACGGCGCCGCCCTCCGCCGCCACGTGGAGGAATTACACCGCGCCCGCAAGACCTACGGGCCGGTGCGGTTGCGCGAGGTGTAGCGGTTGATCCGAATCGGTTTCTATCCGGTTGTCGTTATCCCGACACTTGGCCCGCCCGGGTCACGACGAGGACGCCGTCGCGGACTCCCGTCAACTGCGCGCTGATCCGAGGGTCGGATTGGGTGAGGCGGGCCAGTTCCTGGATCGCGGCGATCGCGGGGTCCTGAGCCGGGTCGATCGGCCCCAAGGCCATGCCTTGGGTGTTGTCCATGAGGAGCGCCCCAGTTGGGGCCAGCAGCTCCAAGGCGCGGTGATAGTACTGCACGTAGTTTCGCGTGTCCGCGTCGATGAAAATCAGGTCGAACGGGCCGGTCACGTTGCGCAGCGTCTCCAGGGCCGGGCCCACGAGCACCTCGACCTTCCGGCCATGCGGGCTTCGTCCCAGGCGCTTGCGGGCGAGCATGGCGAAGCCGGCGTTGATTTCACAGGTCACGACCGTGCCGTCCTCCGGCAGGGCTTCCGCCATCGCCAGCGCGCTGGTGCCGTCGCCCGTACCGATCTCCAACACACGGCGGGCACGGATTTTCTGCACCATGGCCTTAAGGATTGCTGGATCCTTCATTCGACAAACGTCGTTCGTCAATCGGAGAACGAGAAACGGTTGACGCTTAACTGTTGACGGTCCAAGCTTCATTTCTCGCCATTCACGCGCCACGCTTCCCCGCAACGCGAGCCGCGTTTCACGCTTGGCCCGTTACGTGTCACGCTGTTACGGTTCCACGATCACATCCACATAGGCCGGCAGACTGTCCGCGCCTTTCTTGTCCGTGACCTTCAGCCGGAACCGGAACAGCTTGGGCTCGGAGACCGACGGGGCCACGAACGAAGCTTTGGGCATGTTGAGGTCCAGAAGCGGCACCTTGCTCCCGCGGACCTGGCTCCAGGTGTAAAAGAGGGCTTCGCCTTCGGGGTCCCGGCTGTTCAGCCCGTTTAGCTCCACCTTGGTGCCGGACTTGACGCGTCGATTGGGTCCGGGGATGGCGATCGGCGGTTCGTTCGGCTCCTCGCCGACCTCTACGGACACGTCCAACGACGCCTGCTTCCCGCGGTTCGTCACCGTGATGGTTGTCTTCCCGTTCCCGACGATCTTGAGCAATCCGTCCTGCAGGACTTGGATGACCTTCTCGTTCGACGACGTGTAGCTGGTGCCGGTAGCGGGAGATGTAAGCGGTCTGGTGACGCCGTCGGCGAATTCGCCGACCACCGGCAGTTCGAAAATCTTACCCGGCACGTCCACCTGTCCGTAGGTCACCACCTGTCCCTTCCGGCCGAGGAGCAACGGCTTCTCGGTTTCGAAGTCGATGGCCTTCAGTTCCGCCTCCGGCTCGACATTGACGATGATCTCGTCGAACACCGTGCGGGTTCCGAGCCGTCCGCGCGACACTTCGGCGACAGCCAGCAACCGCATGGGACCGATCGCCTCCGGCGGGACTTTCAGCGCGCCGCCG contains these protein-coding regions:
- a CDS encoding HEXXH motif-containing putative peptide modification protein; translated protein: MRNLLADLCDDLEKNYPRATASLDLPVGYFRLVGASLAQEAFSGWKVAGWIEELNDLVYFIDLQEQLGRERDPHGFAEAFFAECEEQFYEHSYKDDLFPTGLPQTRGLSKRLSALCTRLAQRVTQESLFLVPGLPCSWLGRIGRLEWRVPCDLSPDFEQGVRGGCLSMGVDGGFCRPPAAPERTLSGPRRKATWRIRPSGIRLQVGRALFPVLDYGSPFRWRWTYNPPRSVSSTRTGELTIGPALIYGKDKTPVRIGATPADFPGRVERALAVLEQAWPEGAGLFASLTSRLIPLRARGVVSFSYRHRPGLSFLNCFDRDDLDLIDDLIHENSHHHLNLLLRKYVLYRGDRNQEIFYSPWRRSLRPIRGILHAAFTFTMGAILFERLSSWGATGEGQGARGRSRSAQRSGTARLTNAQVLRARFRCLEEIESVRYSIQDLGYAARRLGWLTGSGKRLVGMLAAEIGKVERKMTPYKEDVLHSKYGAALRRHVEELHRARKTYGPVRLREV
- a CDS encoding O-methyltransferase — protein: MKDPAILKAMVQKIRARRVLEIGTGDGTSALAMAEALPEDGTVVTCEINAGFAMLARKRLGRSPHGRKVEVLVGPALETLRNVTGPFDLIFIDADTRNYVQYYHRALELLAPTGALLMDNTQGMALGPIDPAQDPAIAAIQELARLTQSDPRISAQLTGVRDGVLVVTRAGQVSG